One Diospyros lotus cultivar Yz01 chromosome 1, ASM1463336v1, whole genome shotgun sequence genomic window carries:
- the LOC127806161 gene encoding tetraspanin-3, with protein sequence MRASNQLIGFLNFLTFLLSIPILGGGIWLSTRANNTDCLKFLQWPLIIIGAAIMVISLAGIAGSCYGNTFLMYLYLWVMFFVIATLIGFIIFAFAVTDKGSGHHVPNRVYLEYRLGDYSGWLEERVASQSYWAKISSCIRDSKECAKMGRQFGGAPETADLFYLRKLSPIQSGCCKPPTECGYVYANETFWTQGGGLTGTNPDCARWSNDQQQLCYDCDSCKAGVLGSLKKSWRRVSVINIVVLIILVILYVVACAAFRHNRQNDNHEAYGETRMEKSRPSRLQF encoded by the exons ATGAGAGCCAGCAACCAGCTGATCGGCTTTCTCAACTTCCTGACGTTCCTGCTCTCAATCCCCATCCTGGGCGGCGGCATCTGGCTCAGCACCCGCGCCAACAACACCGACTGCCTCAAGTTCCTGCAGTGGCCCCTCATCATCATCGGCGCCGCCATCATGGTCATCTCGCTCGCCGGCATCGCTGGCTCCTGCTACGGCAACACCTTCCTCATGTACCTCTACCTCTGGGTCATGTTCTTCGTCATCGCCACCCTCATCGGCTTCATCATCTTCGCCTTCGCGGTCACCGACAAGGGCTCCGGCCACCACGTCCCGAACCGGGTCTACCTCGAATACCGCCTCGGGGACTACTCCGGCTGGCTGGAGGAGCGCGTCGCCAGCCAGAGCTACTGGGCCAAGATCAGCTCCTGTATTAGGGACTCCAAGGAGTGCGCCAAGATGGGCCGCCAATTCGGCGGCGCGCCGGAGACCGCCGATCTCTTCTACCTCCGCAAACTCAGCCCTATTCAG TCTGGATGCTGCAAGCCGCCCACGGAATGTGGGTACGTGTACGCGAACGAGACGTTCTGGACCCAGGGAGGGGGCCTGACGGGTACCAACCCCGACTGCGCAAGGTGGAGCAACGACCAGCAGCAGCTATGCTACGACTGCGATTCGTGCAAGGCCGGGGTGCTGGGCAGCCTCAAGAAGAGCTGGAGGAGGGTGTCGGTGATCAACATCGTGGTGTTGATCATACTTGTGATCCTCTACGTGGTGGCTTGCGCGGCGTTCCGGCACAACCGCCAGAACGACAACCATGAAGCCTACGGGGAGACCCGGATGGAGAAGTCCCGGCCCAGTAGGTTGCAATTCTAA
- the LOC127806168 gene encoding tRNA-splicing endonuclease subunit Sen2-1 — protein sequence MGPRWKGKDSEAKALANPMSKTVSQLKSALTEADSHGLLSGYSVLMEAEKEQTDLLNRACFGQPIVTAQKDKQWFRLAMEEAFYLCYNQKCLKIVGEDGCAKNSEESWKYMTSKRETFPDLYKAYSSLRTRNWVVRSGSQYGVDLVAYRHHPALVHSEYAVLVLSGGGGGGANGRLKVWSDLHCTLRLCGSVAKTLLLLHIDRNGAGAGSPSCLESYSVEERTITRWSPEQSREDKSSS from the coding sequence ATGGGGCCACGGTGGAAAGGAAAGGATTCAGAAGCTAAAGCGCTTGCTAATCCGATGTCAAAAACAGTCTCTCAGCTGAAATCGGCACTTACCGAAGCAGATTCTCATGGACTACTCTCAGGATATAGCGTACTAATGGAAGCGGAAAAAGAGCAAACCGATCTTCTCAACCGTGCGTGTTTTGGCCAGCCCATTGTCACAGCCCAGAAGGATAAGCAGTGGTTCCGGCTGGCCATGGAGGAAGCCTTTTACCTCTGCTACAACCAAAAATGTCTTAAGATTGTAGGCGAAGATGGATGCGCCAAAAATTCAGAGGAATCATGGAAGTACATGACATCCAAGAGAGAAACATTCCCTGATCTTTACAAGGCCTACTCTTCTCTTAGAACAAGAAACTGGGTAGTGAGATCGGGATCTCAGTACGGCGTGGACTTGGTCGCCTACCGCCACCATCCCGCCTTGGTGCACTCTGAATACGCGGTGCTTGTTTTGTCAGGAGGTGGTGGCGGCGGCGCAAATGGGCGATTGAAGGTTTGGTCCGATCTCCATTGCACACTCCGGCTATGTGGCAGTGTTGCAAAGACACTATTACTTCTTCACATTGATAGAAATGGTGCTGGTGCTGGTTCTCCCTCCTGTTTGGAGAGTTACAGTGTTGAAGAGCGCACCATCACAAGGTGGAGTCCAGAACAGAGCCGCGAGGATAAAAGCAGCAGTTGA